The following nucleotide sequence is from Aedes aegypti strain LVP_AGWG chromosome 3, AaegL5.0 Primary Assembly, whole genome shotgun sequence.
GTGCCACTTCCACCTCACCACCACCGGAAACACGACCCACTACCTAGCTATACAGACACGGTTCCAATACACGCACACCAACTCAAGGATGCCCTTTTGCCtggtttttgatgtttttaaagaATTATTAACAAATCACTGCCTCAAAACCAGAATAGAATTGTCCGGAAGCGGGTCCCCGCTCAGTAGCTCAATCTTCCGATAAACTAAATCCGAGCTTCACCAGAATCTGTGAAAGCTAAAGCCGAAGACGAATGCGTTTTCACTCCACTTTTGGATTGCGATTCTCTCCAACAAAAAATAAGCTAAGGCTGAAACACCTCACTCACACTCACAAATTATCGCGCTTTGCGGAGTATACGGACACGAAAAAGAGAACTTCTCTTTCTACGTGTGGGTAGGTATAGGTAGAAGAAACACCGAAAGCAAAGAAGAAAATCTCTGAATCTTCGCGACCGGGGCACGCAGAATGTGAAGAGGAAAATTACCTCTATGAGAGCCTACACACCTTTTACTAAAATGCAAAATACACTCGCGAAACACGCTCAAAACCGTCGCAAAATGACGCTAACCGACACGGTGGGATTCGGGCGAGAAAATTCAAACACTTTGAGCACCGCTCGACACTTTTTACAACcgtaaatcaaaactttttcgaTCGTTTGTACGCACTTTTGCTGGCTACTGCGCTGGATGACAGGAGACGAATTTGTGCCGAGGTCTACAAAAATGGCGTTGCCAGTCATCGAAAAGGGGAGAATCACGACGCACGGAGGAACCGTCTTGTAGAAGCTGCAGGTGTGTGGGTGCGAACCGTGCTTTATCTAGATCAGTTTGATGGGTGTCAAATTTTACCACCGAGGCTGCGGGATTTGTAAATTTACAcagagaaaaaataaaactcaaatttttttgtgaagcttacacggagacggaaatcaattcaatttcgggttgtttcaacgcaattccgtagttgagcccgaTTACTCAATTTTggccaaatttccaaggtccccacttggtagtttgatttatttaacgcaaaattgagttctttccacccaaacataagaaaagttgcatttacccaaatttggattATTGGTCCAAAGTACCCCcgttgggtagatgcagctctctctatttttgacaacattcgtgtgggagaaagagaaaaccgagagattttgggttgaaactataatcagtgtatcgattatagtttcaacccaaaatctacttgagtttactttacccaaattttgggtaaagtaaactcaaaaattaggtaaaaatatttcgccGTGTAGGGCtttatcacaaatttcataacgctgtacGGGATGGGTGGGTGGCATGAGCCAATATTTATCAATCCAAAATCAATTCAACAAGGCGTCCAGTGTTCTTGTTTCGATTGTTTTGGGAGTGACAAAACATACACggtgaaaatagaaaatactaAATATCATTGTGTTTAATATTCATTGACATAATTCGTTTTTATCCATTGCGATGCACATAtcaatacagagtcagaattagggcgaatgtgaaCACTAATACATTGTCAGtaaaatcggtttgaagttCAGCGGCTATAATTTCAATTCTATATTATGTTTCCGATCGATTTAATCGCATGATGAATTTTTGTATGATCCATTACAATATTACTTTTGTAACAgaccattttatttattttcatattatgaacaacatgttaaaataaataaaaaagcatcatgcgccattcatcaaaattgagGATTGTTGCGCCCCTCGGTTTTCGTCTCCTTCAGTTTGACAGCAGCGATTGCGCCTTTCTACCTCATCCTTCTGGTTTGACTatcatcagcttcgccgttTTGCTACGCTCTTTCACACAAACCTTCTTCACTATCGACCTTCTGCACACTCAGTTTTAAATGCGCCCTGCTGCCACACTCAATCGCAAATGCACCCGGTTACCGCAGGGGGGAAGGTGCGCGAAATTGACATCAGTGTTCGTATCGAAAGAGAATATCAAATgcgcctttatgtttttctcacttatttcgtgaaaaacgttatttttaagaaacagtTGTGCAGTATATGATTGTAGTTTATCAAATAAACTGTTaggtgaataaaactcaatttgtttacatttgtcagttAGGCCGTTATTCTGGTACTGTATTGAAATATCCATTGGAGGATTATGTTTAATACATTGTAATGAATATTGGGTGCTCATTTCATGTAATcctcttcagcgttatgaaatttgtgaatgggccctatgtCAAAAAGATAtgctttcaaagtttgtacggataataagCAAACACCTTGTAGATATCAGTTGACAACCGTCCGACAGCAGCGATCCAACATGGCAGCCCGACTTGAACTCTGTGAACATGTTGTGGAAAAGtattgacaataaaaatattgcCAATATTGTGGTCATCTATAGAGATCGCTAAAAACTTCTGACAAACTTACTACCTCTATCCACTGGAGAGAAAATATAGGAGAAGAAATCGATTATGATTATGTGACTCACTATGCCCTTGTTCTAGCACATACTTTAATTTTTTCTGCCAGATTATCTCGATGTTCTGCACGGAGCACCAAaacaacccaactttgacttcgtTTGACGCAATAGGCAAATATAATGCGCCATTATTCTAGAAGTCGCTGGGGAAGAACGAGAGAAAtgtcactgaaaatgtttgtttacgtccaaaattaaatttttcaacccaaaaattaggtcataatcaatcgattattgaactattttccattggcataatcattttgaACCATTATTCTTGCAATACGcgtgatttcacaacaaatttaaccactaagggtttattcacaaatttcataacgctgaagggggtacccaacgatgttacggctcatacaaaatttgtagagtaTTCATACAAacagcgttacgagggggtgggtgggtcattttcggcgttatgaaatatgtgaatgaaccctaacaaagaatccggaagtttataacctatgttgcCAAATACCAATTTCCCCTTTTTATTCCATTAATCTTACATGAGAACTGATACGATCTGTACATTCTCGAAggaaaaaagtttattatgtttttcaatCTTCTCTGGTCGTCTACAAAATAACTATTCCGATGGAAAGTGTAAATTGTGTGTTCCTTCCTATGATGCAAACGGTGCATTCtcaacccaacctcttttttgACGGTTCTtctactagccaccagatgtcggagtgatcgtttagctttgaaaataATTGCCTATaaggctcttccgtgggataacccaaatttgggttaactgacataactatcattaggttgttttcatttcacaacggcaaaaaaatctaccctgcgttagctttcgaagtctccgtgatgggttaAAGTAACAACGTTGAAAGAACTTTTATTTGGCTTATTCAATTGAACTTCGACGTCTctatctatttttgacaacattgctgttgcgaaagaggcaaaacaacccaaccgtgggttaaaacctgagacgagactcgcgaagacggtcttctttttctgtgattgctgagtttttttcttattccactttgtgtttataccaatcatgcgcaagccgttcaaaccctcacaagaacttctcagcaaaaaatgattgcgttcgcatcacaccgaatcataaatagccttttgaatgaaatttcatgccagcataCGTTCCAGACATTGGAAATAACTaatagatttatcagcaactttggaaaaactgtggcccattcacaaatttcataacgttaaagggggtgggtgggtgtcctcgattaatacaaaaaatgttacaaggaggtgggtgggtgtctaaaATGGCCagttttggcgttatgaaatttgtgctgctccaccgactgaggtttttaataacagtttattttgaatacaatactattcactttttcagccataaaaaggGCGGGCTACATTTGACATTTCGTGACAgaggaatctgggctgcatacgactgatatttttcctcttcgcgagtctctctcaggtaaaAACTAAATCTCACAtcacttgtgatctcgccctaaaagctattggtaaccgagtgtgtagctctttgtttctaagcaaatgaatggaccagGATGGATtttatcaccactgggagataaaggaggatcttctcttcaccACGGAGAAAAATCAGtatagggtttattcacaaatttcataacgccgaaaatggacatttttgacacccacccaccccctcgtaacgcgtTTTGTAtgaccatttttcaaattttgtatgaactgtaacatcttcaagacacccacccacccccttcagcgttatgaaatatgtgaatgggcccataATTTCAAACAACCAAAATTTGTTGGTTTTCTAACATGCATTTTAGTTGTTTCTAACTATTAATTTGTTGTTTCAAATTTATGCCTTTAGTTTGgaataaactaaaaaaaatagcaaatgAATTTCCCAGGATGAAAACTATTACCACTAGGAGATAGagaaggatcttctcttcatcgtagcattgttgaacaacgcgtaaatccattcgtttgctcggtaacaacaagctacacatttggttaccaatggcttttagggcgagatcacaggttatgcgagatttgtttGAAACAACTAATATTTAGGTTTGTTTCAAGAACTGTCAAAATGAAACAACCAATTCATTAGTTGTTGCAAACAAATGTTAGTTGAATTTAACTGGAACATCTCCGAACCATTTACTTTATTGTCGCACcgcaccaaaccggatcgcgctagtgagactcgcgacgcgcctcaactcgcgcgattttgaaatcagttttttagtgtggcgctgcattcttacgatttttatgaacacagcgcactattcacatattagctgcgacgcacggggcccgagaaaacaataattataaataaatgctGGTCTTGATtcctaccggatacataatatattttagtttgtttcaacAAACATAGGTGGCAAAATCAAACTAATATTTtgtttgtgcaaaatttaatgtagaattatgtttcaaacaaactaatatttgtttgtttttaccattttttttctcCGTTATCGTAGCATTGTCGAATAACGtaaaatccattcgtttgctctgTAACAACAAGAtgcacactcggttaccaatggctttttgggcgagatcacaagttatgctaGAAATGCGGTAACcccaatttatttattttatattttctgtGTGCAGAAATACACCGCATGGGTTTGCTCCAGTTGACCTCTTAATTGGTTGACCTAATCGTTGCCTCCCCTCGAAAAGTCACCCAAAACCAAAACATCGACGCCGTTGCGTCAAATTTATTCTACCACTCTCACACTCCTTGCGCGTTCTTGCGGGATGAAGGTCTGCGGGTTTTTCGGGTTTTTCGGGTTGCAAAGTAAAGAAATTAGTGATCCGTGACTGCttcgaaaataaattatattaatTTATCGCATCGTGCTACTTCTTGCCCAACTGTTTTCAAAGTGCTGAGATTAGATTGAAGCTCCATTGCTCGGAAATTCATTAAACTTTGCCTTCTAATTTGAAATTCTTCTACTTCGAAGTGGTGTTTCGTTCGGTTTAGGGCAGTGAGAAAGGAAAAGATGAAGTGGAAGTGATAATAATTATGAAGCACAAAGCACAAGATTTCTAAATTCCAGACGGGAGAAGATTGGTGGCATTCAACGGTCGGGTCGAAGAGATTCACACAAAAGTGAGACACAAAGCAATTTTTGTCATCGAAAATAATTTGCTGTGAGTGAAAGAATTCGAACAATAAATTTTTTATTGACCTAGTAATCGCAGTATCTAAACAGGTTGTATTAGTAATCAGCCCCAAGCGATCCGAAGTGGAAGAAGTCTGAGTCATATTTATTTGGGTTTCACCTGATCTGATAAGCAGTAACGAAAATGTTAAAAACAAAAACGCAGCAACAGAAAAATATTCTGAACACTATTATCAGCGTCCTGCCAGACAACCGGCCGATCACTTCCCTGCAGTTAGTGGAGGATTTCGAGAAATGCCCGAAGAACTTCCAGCCCATAAATAAAACCTACGATCAGGATCAAGATGCGGATCTGTTTCGTGAAAACATTCTGTTCGGAAAGAGAAGCTGTCGATATTTGTGCCAATCGAAAACGGAAGGTCTGCCCGATTATATTCTGGAAACGTTGAAAGTGATCGGCGAAAAAGAAGCCCTTCCGGAGGGGTTTTCACAGTTAACCCGAACGGCGGACAGCGAGCAGAAAGCGTGGCGCAAAAAGCAATTAGTTTATCGTCTGGCTAAGAAAGGAGTAGCCAAAACAGGCGATCACCGATATCATCTTGTGTTCCAGACTGCGACAGGCGCCGGAGGGTTTTACCTTGGCCGGGTAAGTGCGGTTTGATTGGTGGGAATTTTATGTATGTGTCATCGACACGAGATGAATAATCATTATAGAAAACTATTGGAAAGCCCAACTTTGTGTCTCTTTATATATTTGTAACACATCTATTGAAACGGGAAAGTGAGAtgaataaattattatttttaggtGCATC
It contains:
- the LOC5579837 gene encoding LOW QUALITY PROTEIN: multivesicular body subunit 12A (The sequence of the model RefSeq protein was modified relative to this genomic sequence to represent the inferred CDS: deleted 1 base in 1 codon), giving the protein MLKTKTQQQKNILNTIISVLPDNRPITSLQLVEDFEKCPKNFQPINKTYDQDQDADLFRENILFGKRSCRYLCQSKTEGLPDYILETLKVIGEKEALPEGFSQLTRTADSEQKAWRKKQLVYRLAKKGVAKQAITDIILCSRLRQAPEGFTLAGEINGILICYKTTLVAHRAPPSVPSRQSITDLERTIEDLKIQAAHDKPLPAEPVDHDYEQLLPTYQLSPNRPAPRPPAYSTGTMNVHTEMEGVPFILNPSLCKYTFEIPPLYTVDSAAVKEYDFHLERQILCTTKTTNAQNKNPFFH